A stretch of DNA from Halobacillus litoralis:
ATAACCTACCTGAGACGGAATCGATAAGTGAAGCATATAAACAAGAGTATGCTTATTCTTGTGGAATCCACGTTCCAAAAGTGTTGGACGTTATTAAAGTAGATGGTAAACAGGCCCTCTTGATGGAGTATATCCCTGGAAAAACAATAGGAGAAATCATATCACGTAATCCAGAACAAGAGGAACATTATATGAGTCTTACTATAGACATACAACAAAGAATTCATCAATGTGAAGGCCACTCTATTGAGCTTATGTCTGCAAAATTAAATCGACAAATAAAATTCGCTCCAAATTTAAAAAATAACCTCAAATCAATGTTATTAGATAAGTTAGATTCCATGCCCATTGAGAGAAGGCTTTGTCATGGAGACTATCACATATATAATGTGATCATATCTGACAATAGAGCTGCAACTATAGATTGGGTGGATGCAAGTGTTGGAAATATCCGGGCTGATGTATGTAGGACTTATCTTTTATATTCTCAGTTCTCACAGGAGATGGCGGACACGTATTTGCATCTATATTGTAAGAAGAGCGGCCTATCAAAATTTGAAATCTTAGAATGGACCCCTATTATTGCTGCTGCCAGGCTTTCTGAATGTGTATCAACGGAAAGTTCTGATCGACTTCTCAGAATCGTCAATCATTATATTGAAGAAAATTAAGGGTGTTTAAGAAGGTTATTTTGAATTCAAGTGTTCCACAAACGGTGGCGATTGCTCAATACTATATTAAGTTATGTTCATATTGCTTCACAATGGCGCATTCCCTAATGCGTCTTTTTTTATCGAAGAACTTTTGTAAAAAAAGATCTCCCCCATATATCATAGAACTTATTACGATAAAGTCCTTTTACTTAACCTTTTTTCGAAAAACATGGGACCTTTCTTTAAGAGAGCTCGTCTTAAGGTAAAGAAATAAAGAAAGTAGTGATATAGATTGGAAAAAGAAAAGTTAGAGAAGGATGAAGATATTCTCAATGAATCGATCGAAGAGGTAATGAATTATATCATTGATGAGTATGGTGAAGAGATAAAGCGTCTTATTTTTACATATGTGAAGGATTATGCTAGCACAGATGACATGTTTCAGGAATTTTTGATAAAGGTTTATAAAAAAATCAGTAGTTTTAAAAGGGAAGCAAAATTAAGATCTTGGCTTTATCGAATTGCTATTAACACTTGTAAAGATTATTTGCGTTCCCCCATAAATCGCTTACTTGCCTTGAATGACACTCTATTTTCTGAAAAGGAGAAGTCTGCAGAGGAAATGGTAATTCTAAAGGAAAATAACGTTCGTCTTGCGGAGGTTGTTCTTTCACTCCCCATTAAATATCGAGAAATTTTAGTATTACGATTTTATCAATCATTTAGTATTCAACAAATTAGTGAAGCTCTAAATATGAAAGAGTCAACAGTTAAGACAAGAATCTCTAGAGGAAAGTCTAAACTCCGACAGAAACTGGGGGGAGATATAAATGAATAATCGCTTCAAGAAAGAGTTAGATCAATACATAGGTGAATTTCCTCTATTGAAGGAAGAGGACAGGACGAACTTTTTCGAAAGTATTCATGATGGGAAACAGTATAAAAAGAAAGGAAGGTTAAAAAAATGGATAACTTCCATTTTGGTGTCCTTAGTGATCCTTTTTTCTGCTGGAGTTGCCGCGGCTTATACTCCTTTTATCAACAATTTAGTATCATTAGTCAGTCCTGAAACAGCTTTGCTATTGAAACCTATTGAAGAAACGACTGTGTATAACGACATCAAGATGGAGACAGTTGCTGCTATTAGCGATGATGAAATGGCAGTCATCTATGTAACACTACAAGATTTGTCTGGAGATCGTATTGACTCGACCCTTGACCTTTATAACTTCTCAATGAGTGGTGCTCAAATGTTCAACAGCCAGGTTGTTGCTTTTGATGAAAAGACGAAAACAGCCACACTTAGAATTCAGGCGAATGGTGGAGAGGAACTCAACGGAGAA
This window harbors:
- a CDS encoding phosphotransferase family protein, which gives rise to MNLDDIGEPFAVGNTANIYLFENKIIKVFNDNLPETESISEAYKQEYAYSCGIHVPKVLDVIKVDGKQALLMEYIPGKTIGEIISRNPEQEEHYMSLTIDIQQRIHQCEGHSIELMSAKLNRQIKFAPNLKNNLKSMLLDKLDSMPIERRLCHGDYHIYNVIISDNRAATIDWVDASVGNIRADVCRTYLLYSQFSQEMADTYLHLYCKKSGLSKFEILEWTPIIAAARLSECVSTESSDRLLRIVNHYIEEN
- a CDS encoding sigma-70 family RNA polymerase sigma factor, with translation MEKEKLEKDEDILNESIEEVMNYIIDEYGEEIKRLIFTYVKDYASTDDMFQEFLIKVYKKISSFKREAKLRSWLYRIAINTCKDYLRSPINRLLALNDTLFSEKEKSAEEMVILKENNVRLAEVVLSLPIKYREILVLRFYQSFSIQQISEALNMKESTVKTRISRGKSKLRQKLGGDINE